A window of the Fusobacterium perfoetens genome harbors these coding sequences:
- the ppk1 gene encoding polyphosphate kinase 1 yields the protein MKNNEKIEYIDNRELSWLKFNERVLEEADCETTPLLERLKFISIFTTNLDEFFMVRVGTLNDYMKYIPNYSDDKTGMSAKEQLSEIYKNTETLYRLRDYVYEKIDVSLRENNINFEKMANLNESGIKKVEKYFKRNILPILSPQIIDLWHPFPFIPNKKLHVVVHLENKKNEVIGIIPVPESIDRIVVLDKENGIYLLLEDIILYFAQSIFSMYKFVDSTIMCITRNADIDTDLEIYDDSIDYRQHMKKLIKSRSKLSPVRIEMQKKMKKDFNKYFMEKLGLKSEQFFISDTPLDTTYCFSLENIISEELKQKLTYVPFIPVQTIKKESMIEEVFQRELLIHYPFESMKPFLELVKEAANNPKVKAIKMTLYRISKDSTLATYLINAAENGKEVTVLMELRARFDENNNIEWAQKLEEAGCRVIYGMDKFKVHSKICLITYKDENEFKYITQIGTGNYNEKTAKIYTDLSFITSDEEIGVDADKFFKNMAMGNLYGMYKKLWIAPVGFKCNIIKSIEEEIKKCEEGKEGVVIIKCNSFTDKDIIKELIKASEKGVKIILIIRGICCLIPEIIGKTSNIKVISIVGRFLEHSRIYAFGTKEERKIYISSGDMMTRNTEHRVEISCPITSQESKDRIEHILEVIMKDNTKARVLQNSKRYLRLIPKIGEESINSQETFMKEVYENKETL from the coding sequence ATGAAAAATAATGAAAAAATTGAGTATATAGATAATCGTGAACTTTCGTGGCTAAAATTTAATGAAAGAGTGTTAGAAGAGGCAGATTGTGAGACAACTCCTTTGCTTGAGAGATTAAAATTCATATCAATTTTTACAACAAACCTTGATGAATTTTTTATGGTAAGGGTTGGGACACTTAATGACTATATGAAGTATATCCCAAACTATTCAGATGATAAAACAGGAATGAGTGCTAAGGAACAACTTTCAGAAATATATAAAAATACAGAGACACTTTATAGACTTCGTGATTATGTATATGAAAAAATTGATGTTTCTTTAAGAGAAAATAATATAAACTTTGAAAAAATGGCAAATCTTAATGAAAGCGGAATAAAAAAAGTAGAGAAATATTTTAAAAGAAATATTTTACCTATTCTATCTCCACAAATCATAGATTTATGGCACCCATTTCCATTTATACCAAATAAAAAATTGCACGTAGTAGTGCATTTGGAAAACAAAAAAAATGAGGTTATAGGAATTATTCCTGTACCAGAAAGTATAGATAGAATAGTGGTTTTAGACAAAGAAAATGGAATATATCTATTACTTGAAGATATTATTCTGTACTTTGCTCAAAGCATTTTCTCAATGTATAAGTTTGTAGATAGCACTATTATGTGTATCACAAGAAATGCTGATATAGATACTGACTTAGAAATTTACGATGACTCAATTGATTATAGACAACATATGAAAAAACTTATAAAAAGCCGTTCAAAACTTTCTCCAGTAAGAATTGAAATGCAAAAGAAAATGAAAAAAGATTTTAATAAATATTTTATGGAAAAATTAGGCTTAAAGAGTGAGCAATTTTTCATTTCAGATACACCACTTGATACAACATATTGTTTTTCATTAGAAAATATTATATCAGAGGAATTAAAACAAAAACTTACATACGTTCCATTTATACCAGTTCAAACTATAAAAAAAGAAAGTATGATAGAAGAGGTATTCCAAAGAGAGCTACTTATCCATTATCCATTTGAAAGTATGAAACCATTTTTGGAACTTGTAAAAGAGGCGGCTAACAATCCAAAAGTAAAAGCTATCAAAATGACTTTATACCGTATCTCTAAGGATTCAACTCTAGCCACTTATCTTATAAATGCTGCTGAAAATGGAAAAGAAGTTACAGTACTTATGGAGTTACGTGCAAGATTTGATGAAAATAACAATATTGAATGGGCTCAAAAATTAGAAGAAGCAGGTTGCAGAGTAATATATGGAATGGATAAATTTAAAGTACACTCTAAAATCTGTCTAATAACTTACAAAGATGAAAATGAATTTAAGTATATAACACAAATAGGTACAGGAAATTATAACGAAAAAACAGCAAAAATATATACAGACCTTTCTTTTATAACAAGTGATGAGGAAATCGGTGTTGACGCTGATAAATTCTTCAAAAATATGGCTATGGGAAATCTTTATGGAATGTATAAAAAATTATGGATTGCCCCAGTTGGATTTAAGTGCAACATAATAAAGTCTATTGAAGAAGAGATAAAAAAATGTGAAGAGGGAAAAGAGGGAGTAGTAATAATAAAATGTAACTCTTTTACTGACAAGGATATTATAAAAGAACTTATAAAAGCGTCTGAAAAAGGTGTAAAAATAATTCTTATTATAAGGGGAATTTGTTGCCTTATCCCAGAGATAATTGGAAAAACTTCAAATATAAAAGTCATAAGTATTGTGGGACGTTTCCTTGAACACTCAAGAATTTATGCTTTTGGAACAAAAGAAGAAAGAAAAATCTATATATCTTCTGGGGATATGATGACTAGAAATACAGAACATAGAGTTGAAATCTCTTGTCCAATCACTTCACAAGAAAGCAAAGATAGGATAGAACATATCCTTGAAGTGATTATGAAAGATAATACAAAGGCAAGAGTGCTACAAAATAGCAAAAGATATTTAAGACTAATTCCAAAAATAGGTGAAGAAAGTATAAATTCACAAGAGACATTTATGAAAGAGGTCTACGAAAACAAAGAAACTTTATAA
- the cobU gene encoding bifunctional adenosylcobinamide kinase/adenosylcobinamide-phosphate guanylyltransferase produces the protein MGKIIYVSGGARSGKSGFAEEYIEERYSKKIYLATGIAFDDEMQDRITKHKRRRGKNWKTIENYKNIPTLLKGHIEGYDVILLDCLTNMVTNYMILDNDRDWDNTSMMEVDKIKKFIINEVVAILDFVKESPVDMVVVTNELGMGLVPDNHLGRYFRDIAGKINQIVAKEADEGYFVVSGIPMKLK, from the coding sequence TTGGGAAAAATAATCTACGTTAGTGGTGGGGCTCGTTCTGGTAAAAGTGGTTTTGCAGAAGAGTATATAGAAGAAAGATATAGCAAAAAAATTTATTTAGCAACAGGTATAGCTTTTGATGATGAAATGCAAGATAGAATTACTAAGCATAAAAGAAGAAGAGGTAAAAACTGGAAGACAATTGAAAATTATAAAAATATCCCAACTCTTTTAAAAGGGCATATTGAGGGGTATGATGTTATACTTTTAGATTGTCTAACTAATATGGTTACTAACTATATGATACTTGATAATGACAGAGATTGGGACAATACTTCTATGATGGAAGTTGATAAAATAAAAAAATTCATTATAAATGAAGTTGTGGCAATTTTAGATTTTGTAAAAGAAAGTCCAGTAGATATGGTAGTTGTTACTAATGAGCTTGGTATGGGACTTGTTCCAGACAATCATTTAGGAAGATATTTTAGAGATATAGCTGGAAAAATAAATCAAATAGTGGCTAAAGAAGCTGATGAGGGATATTTTGTAGTTTCAGGAATCCCTATGAAATTAAAATAA
- the cobS gene encoding adenosylcobinamide-GDP ribazoletransferase — MEGLILLFKFMTRLPIPMDPKFDSIKMGKSMRFFPVVGIVIGIIMYVFYLLFGSFIRSAYILAGVMVLLEIALTGAMHLDGLSDTFDGIFSYRSKQKMLEIMKDSRIGANGAIALIMYFLLKVLLLAGIQNEFPIINLGLLSGKLQLNGMGLALLISPVIARANSVLNCGMSPYAKASGSAKDLVEQTDRQGVMVGILISLIYSLLVQAILYRGFNALYVVNTIFVTHVLGAYFAKLMERKIGGITGDTLGAVLELSQLVVLFGIYISLGVSL; from the coding sequence ATGGAAGGATTGATATTACTTTTTAAATTTATGACAAGACTACCTATTCCAATGGATCCAAAATTTGATTCTATAAAAATGGGAAAAAGTATGAGATTTTTCCCAGTAGTAGGGATAGTTATAGGAATAATTATGTATGTTTTTTATTTGCTGTTTGGAAGCTTTATCCGTTCAGCTTATATACTTGCAGGGGTAATGGTTTTACTAGAAATAGCCTTAACAGGTGCAATGCATCTTGATGGACTTTCAGATACATTTGACGGGATTTTTAGTTACAGAAGTAAACAAAAAATGCTTGAGATAATGAAAGATTCAAGAATAGGTGCTAACGGAGCTATTGCTCTTATAATGTATTTCCTATTAAAAGTTTTATTACTTGCAGGGATTCAAAATGAATTTCCTATTATAAATTTAGGTTTGCTTTCAGGAAAATTACAACTTAATGGAATGGGACTAGCTCTTTTAATCTCTCCGGTTATTGCAAGAGCCAACAGTGTTTTAAACTGTGGAATGTCTCCATATGCTAAAGCCTCTGGAAGTGCAAAGGATTTAGTAGAACAAACAGACAGACAAGGGGTAATGGTAGGGATTTTAATATCTCTTATCTATTCTTTACTTGTTCAAGCTATATTATATAGAGGTTTCAATGCTCTTTATGTAGTTAATACTATTTTTGTAACTCATGTTCTAGGAGCTTATTTTGCAAAACTTATGGAGAGAAAAATAGGTGGAATTACAGGAGATACATTAGGAGCTGTACTAGAGCTTTCACAACTTGTTGTACTATTTGGAATCTATATTTCATTAGGAGTTAGCCTATGA
- a CDS encoding histidine phosphatase family protein, producing MKKLILVRHGETTMNLQKLYYGFLDADLTEKGIEQVKSAREILKNMDYDEIYSSDLKRAYKTAEIINHKGLEIKVSKEIRELNFGIFEGYTYQELKEKYPEELLISQKEWKTYNFENGESPSDLQKRVVNFVESLEDNKTYLIGTHWGVICTMLSYYFANKTLDSYWKYKIENGSVTIIEFKDNYPLLCGLNWKGV from the coding sequence ATGAAAAAATTAATCTTAGTTAGACACGGAGAAACTACAATGAATCTTCAAAAGCTTTATTATGGTTTCTTAGATGCAGACCTTACAGAAAAAGGTATAGAGCAAGTTAAGTCAGCTAGGGAGATTTTAAAAAATATGGATTATGATGAGATTTACTCTAGTGATTTAAAAAGAGCTTATAAAACAGCTGAGATAATCAATCATAAAGGTTTAGAGATAAAAGTTTCAAAGGAGATAAGAGAGCTAAACTTTGGGATTTTTGAAGGATATACTTATCAAGAACTGAAAGAAAAATATCCCGAAGAGCTTTTGATTTCTCAAAAAGAATGGAAAACATATAATTTTGAGAATGGAGAAAGTCCAAGTGACTTACAAAAAAGGGTAGTTAATTTTGTAGAGAGTTTAGAAGATAATAAGACCTATCTTATAGGGACACATTGGGGGGTAATATGCACTATGCTTAGCTATTACTTTGCTAATAAAACTCTTGATAGTTATTGGAAATATAAGATAGAGAATGGAAGTGTTACTATAATAGAGTTTAAAGACAATTATCCTTTGCTTTGTGGACTAAATTGGAAAGGAGTCTAA
- the cobT gene encoding nicotinate-nucleotide--dimethylbenzimidazole phosphoribosyltransferase, which produces MKRFQESLRDVTFLNKNSKRECKEILDSKMKPIGSLGVLEEIAEQLAGILPYSIGKIKRKGCHIVAVSDNGIIEENISPCPPEYTRLVAEEMLNGIAPIGIFCKNLDVDLKVIDVGMKKSIPRKYPNFFISKVVNGTKNFRKEPAMEINQVIDTIENGIFTIEELEEEYDVFSTGEMGIGNTTTSSAVLYSLTRCGLDEAVGRGSGVNDEGLALKKKIIFESCVRYNTFQMSPTEILASVGGLDIAFMVGLYIGAAKCRKLILVDGFISAVAALVASRLNPIIKNYLLFTHISEEPGMKLILKELGKEAFLNMKMRLGEGTGAIFAYPMVWGAVDIYEKMKTPREVYNLFFEE; this is translated from the coding sequence ATGAAAAGATTTCAAGAAAGTTTAAGAGATGTGACTTTTTTAAATAAAAACTCAAAAAGAGAGTGTAAAGAGATTCTTGATAGCAAGATGAAACCTATTGGAAGTCTTGGAGTTTTGGAGGAGATTGCAGAGCAACTAGCAGGGATACTACCTTATTCGATAGGAAAGATAAAAAGAAAAGGTTGTCATATTGTGGCAGTTTCTGACAATGGTATTATAGAGGAAAATATCTCTCCTTGTCCACCAGAATATACAAGACTTGTGGCAGAAGAGATGTTAAATGGAATTGCTCCCATTGGGATATTTTGTAAAAATCTAGACGTTGATTTAAAAGTTATAGATGTAGGAATGAAAAAAAGTATTCCTAGAAAATATCCAAACTTTTTTATATCAAAAGTTGTAAATGGGACTAAAAACTTTAGAAAAGAGCCAGCAATGGAGATAAATCAAGTGATTGATACTATTGAAAATGGAATATTTACAATAGAGGAACTTGAAGAGGAGTATGATGTTTTCTCAACAGGAGAGATGGGAATTGGAAATACTACAACATCTTCAGCAGTTTTATACTCACTTACAAGATGTGGTTTAGACGAGGCTGTTGGTAGAGGGTCTGGAGTTAATGACGAGGGGTTAGCCCTTAAGAAAAAAATAATATTTGAAAGTTGTGTTAGATATAATACTTTCCAAATGAGTCCTACAGAGATATTAGCCTCTGTTGGAGGGTTAGACATTGCATTTATGGTGGGACTTTATATAGGTGCTGCAAAATGTAGAAAATTGATATTAGTAGACGGATTTATATCAGCAGTGGCAGCTTTAGTAGCCTCTAGATTAAATCCAATAATAAAAAATTATTTATTATTTACTCACATAAGTGAAGAGCCAGGAATGAAATTAATATTAAAAGAGCTTGGAAAAGAGGCTTTTTTAAATATGAAGATGAGACTTGGAGAGGGAACAGGAGCGATTTTTGCTTACCCTATGGTTTGGGGAGCTGTTGACATATATGAAAAAATGAAAACACCAAGAGAGGTTTATAATCTATTTTTTGAAGAATAA
- the radC gene encoding RadC family protein, with product MMSIPKTNIDEKIKNSREGHRKRLQERYLNGGYKALADYEIVEFLLFLVIPRKDTKALAKELLERFSSINGIFEANLEELRSIKGLGDVSSTYIKFLGDMYSYYFEEKMLTGAEGDNIAIRSKNQLINYLRKNIGISKSEEFKVLFLNSNNEVLGMETLFEGTIDRSAVYPRKILERVLAYNARSIVFAHNHPSGNTTPSQKDIELTNLLKDFFKLVDVSILDHIIISKDSYFSFLEEGIL from the coding sequence ATGATGAGTATTCCAAAAACTAATATTGATGAAAAAATAAAAAATAGTAGAGAGGGACATAGAAAAAGACTTCAAGAGAGATACTTAAATGGTGGATATAAAGCCCTCGCAGATTATGAGATAGTTGAGTTTTTGCTATTTTTAGTAATCCCTAGAAAAGATACCAAAGCTCTGGCTAAAGAGTTACTAGAGAGATTTTCGTCTATTAACGGAATTTTTGAGGCTAACTTAGAGGAGCTTAGGAGCATAAAAGGTTTAGGAGATGTATCATCTACATATATAAAATTTTTAGGGGATATGTATTCCTATTATTTTGAAGAAAAAATGTTAACAGGAGCTGAGGGCGATAATATCGCTATCAGGTCGAAAAATCAACTGATTAACTATCTTAGAAAAAATATAGGGATTTCAAAATCTGAGGAGTTTAAGGTTTTGTTTCTAAATTCCAATAATGAAGTATTAGGTATGGAAACTTTATTTGAGGGGACAATAGATAGAAGTGCTGTGTATCCAAGAAAGATTTTAGAAAGGGTACTTGCTTATAATGCTCGTTCTATAGTTTTTGCTCACAATCACCCATCAGGAAATACAACACCCTCTCAAAAAGATATAGAGCTTACAAATCTATTAAAAGATTTTTTTAAGTTGGTAGATGTTTCTATACTGGATCATATAATAATATCAAAGGATTCCTATTTCAGTTTTTTAGAAGAGGGAATTCTATAA
- a CDS encoding PSP1 domain-containing protein produces MVEIVEEIEEVEEKKEEEKFYTVVGVIFEITKKRYYFEVVNKDEVYRKGDKVIVDTIRGQEIGVIYNTPITLSEKYLVLPLKPVIKKASEDEIKRYEDLRREANEAYKICKEKIAEHKLPMKLINTEFTFDKTKLIFYFTAEGRIDFRDLVKDLANIFRLRIELRQIGVRDEARILGDIGVCGKELCCRTFINKFNSVSIKMARDQGLVINPAKISGVCGRLLCCINYEYQQYEEALRMFPAVNQIVRTEKGEGKVTSISPLNGFLYVDLPNLGITRFDISEVKFNRKEAKKLKNETPIVSEDGTSLDILEKE; encoded by the coding sequence ATAGTTGAAATAGTAGAGGAAATAGAAGAAGTAGAAGAAAAGAAAGAGGAAGAAAAATTTTATACTGTTGTAGGTGTAATCTTTGAAATAACTAAAAAAAGATATTATTTTGAGGTTGTAAATAAAGATGAAGTCTACAGAAAAGGAGATAAAGTTATAGTTGACACAATAAGAGGTCAAGAGATAGGGGTAATCTACAATACACCAATAACTTTATCAGAAAAATATCTTGTACTACCTCTAAAACCTGTTATTAAAAAAGCAAGTGAAGATGAGATAAAAAGATATGAAGATTTAAGACGTGAAGCTAATGAGGCTTATAAAATCTGTAAAGAGAAGATAGCTGAACATAAACTTCCTATGAAACTTATAAATACAGAGTTTACTTTTGATAAAACAAAATTAATATTCTATTTTACAGCTGAAGGAAGAATTGACTTTAGAGATTTAGTAAAAGATTTAGCAAATATATTTAGATTAAGAATAGAACTTCGTCAAATAGGTGTAAGAGATGAGGCAAGAATTTTAGGAGATATAGGAGTTTGTGGTAAAGAGTTATGTTGTAGAACTTTTATCAACAAATTTAACTCTGTATCAATAAAAATGGCTAGAGACCAAGGACTTGTAATAAATCCTGCAAAAATATCTGGGGTTTGTGGTAGACTTCTTTGTTGTATCAACTATGAGTATCAACAATATGAAGAGGCTCTAAGAATGTTCCCAGCAGTTAACCAAATAGTTAGAACTGAAAAAGGCGAAGGAAAAGTAACAAGTATCAGTCCATTAAATGGATTTTTATATGTAGACTTACCAAATTTAGGAATAACAAGATTTGATATTTCTGAGGTTAAATTCAATAGAAAAGAGGCTAAAAAACTTAAAAATGAAACTCCTATTGTATCAGAAGATGGAACAAGTCTTGATATACTAGAAAAAGAGTAG
- a CDS encoding tRNA1(Val) (adenine(37)-N6)-methyltransferase, which yields MNEKVNITTFDDDIKMYQLVDGFRFSVDPIILVNFFEGNSKKKLLDIGSGTGIIPILLAKRKNMQDITGVEIQEDSARLFRKNVEENGLSDRITIVHQDIKNFDKSNTFDYVISNPPYMVLDGKKISENENKKISRHEITLNLEDLIKNTKRLLKPQGEFFMVHRSFRLPEIIMELEKNKFSLKKIQFVYFNREKNSNLVLVQASKGKKNKLEIISPLFLEEEGY from the coding sequence ATGAATGAGAAAGTAAATATTACTACTTTTGATGATGATATAAAGATGTACCAACTTGTAGATGGATTTAGATTTTCTGTTGACCCTATTATATTGGTTAATTTTTTTGAGGGAAATTCAAAGAAAAAACTTTTGGATATTGGAAGTGGTACAGGGATAATACCCATACTTCTTGCTAAAAGAAAAAATATGCAGGATATAACAGGGGTAGAAATTCAAGAGGATTCTGCTAGACTTTTCAGAAAAAATGTAGAGGAAAATGGACTTTCTGATAGAATAACCATAGTCCATCAAGATATTAAAAATTTTGATAAATCAAATACCTTTGATTATGTGATTTCTAATCCACCTTATATGGTGTTAGATGGGAAAAAAATCTCTGAAAATGAGAATAAAAAAATCTCTCGTCACGAAATCACTTTGAATCTAGAGGATCTAATAAAAAATACCAAAAGGCTTTTAAAACCTCAAGGGGAGTTTTTTATGGTTCATCGTAGTTTTAGACTTCCTGAGATTATAATGGAGCTAGAAAAAAATAAGTTTTCTCTAAAGAAAATACAATTTGTATATTTTAATAGAGAAAAAAATTCAAACCTTGTTTTAGTTCAAGCCTCAAAAGGTAAGAAAAATAAATTAGAGATAATATCCCCACTGTTTTTGGAGGAAGAGGGATATTAA
- the metK gene encoding methionine adenosyltransferase — translation MEDLVYFTSECVSPGHPDKVADQISDAVLDACLKDDPNSRVACEVFCTTGQVIVGGEITTKTYIDIQDIVRKKIYEIGYRPGMGFDDSCGVFNSIHSQSPDIAMGVDIGGAGDQGIMFGGAVKETPELMPLALVLSREILKVLVDLRKEGVLSWARPDAKSQVTLAYDREGNIKFVDTIVVSVQHNPIVTQEQIHHDIKELVIKPVLAKYELNFDDVKKIFINPTGKFEIGGPHGDTGLTGRKIIVDTYGGYFRHGGGAFSGKDPSKVDRSAAYAARWVAKNIVAADLADKCEVQLSYAIGVAEPTSIKIDTYGTGKVDEIELAKGVSKIFDLSPRGIERDLKLRSCEFRYQDLAAFGHIGRTDISLPWEQLDKVDELKAYFNK, via the coding sequence ATGGAAGATTTAGTATACTTTACTTCTGAGTGTGTATCACCTGGACACCCAGACAAAGTAGCAGACCAAATTTCAGATGCTGTGTTAGATGCTTGTTTAAAAGATGACCCTAATTCAAGAGTTGCTTGTGAAGTTTTTTGTACAACAGGACAAGTTATAGTTGGTGGAGAAATCACAACTAAAACATATATAGATATTCAAGATATAGTTAGAAAAAAAATATATGAAATAGGATATAGACCTGGAATGGGATTTGATGACAGTTGTGGAGTATTCAACTCAATTCACTCTCAATCACCAGATATCGCTATGGGAGTTGACATTGGAGGAGCTGGAGACCAAGGAATAATGTTCGGTGGAGCTGTAAAAGAAACTCCAGAACTTATGCCACTTGCTCTTGTACTTTCTAGAGAAATCTTAAAAGTGTTAGTTGATTTAAGAAAAGAGGGAGTTTTATCTTGGGCTAGACCAGATGCAAAATCTCAAGTTACTTTAGCATATGACAGAGAAGGAAATATAAAATTTGTTGATACAATAGTTGTATCAGTTCAACATAACCCAATTGTAACTCAAGAACAAATACATCACGATATAAAAGAATTAGTTATAAAACCAGTTTTAGCTAAATATGAATTAAACTTTGATGATGTTAAAAAAATATTTATAAACCCAACTGGAAAATTTGAAATAGGAGGACCACACGGAGATACAGGTCTTACTGGAAGAAAAATCATAGTTGATACTTATGGTGGATACTTTAGACACGGTGGAGGAGCTTTCTCTGGAAAAGACCCTTCAAAGGTTGACAGATCAGCCGCTTATGCAGCTAGATGGGTAGCAAAAAATATCGTTGCAGCAGATTTAGCAGACAAATGTGAAGTTCAACTTTCATATGCAATCGGTGTTGCAGAACCTACATCAATAAAAATTGATACTTATGGAACAGGAAAAGTTGATGAAATAGAACTTGCAAAAGGAGTTTCAAAAATATTTGACCTATCTCCAAGAGGAATCGAAAGAGATCTAAAACTTAGAAGTTGTGAATTTAGATATCAAGATTTAGCAGCTTTTGGACATATTGGAAGAACAGACATCTCTCTTCCTTGGGAACAATTAGATAAAGTTGATGAATTAAAAGCATACTTTAATAAATAA
- a CDS encoding MgtC/SapB family protein, translating to MNDVFTLSLTTKEILLRIFISVLIGGAIGYERGIHNRTAPAGFRTHILVCLGACIVSIIQDQLRVNTTNFAIAYPEVAQVIKTDIGRIGAQVVSGIGFLGAGTIMRDKGGVIGGLTTAASIWATGCLGLSIGWGFYNLAIPAGVAIIVVLVTLKKFEESVIDKKFVACLEIFFKPEASLGNDSIKIYDTLKNKNIKIKNMEKNEDNKKITFSIIVPKQFNSFDLLSEISRNEDVTKVSFK from the coding sequence ATGAATGATGTATTTACTTTATCTTTAACAACAAAAGAAATTTTACTTAGAATTTTTATTTCTGTCCTTATTGGAGGAGCCATAGGATATGAAAGAGGGATTCACAACAGAACTGCCCCTGCTGGATTTAGAACTCATATTTTAGTTTGTCTTGGAGCTTGTATTGTTTCTATTATCCAAGATCAGTTGAGAGTTAACACAACAAATTTTGCTATTGCTTACCCTGAAGTTGCTCAAGTAATCAAAACAGATATTGGAAGAATCGGTGCTCAGGTTGTAAGTGGTATAGGATTTTTAGGTGCTGGTACTATAATGAGAGATAAAGGGGGAGTAATAGGTGGACTTACTACAGCAGCTTCTATCTGGGCCACTGGTTGTCTTGGATTAAGTATCGGTTGGGGATTCTATAATCTTGCTATTCCCGCTGGAGTTGCAATCATAGTAGTTCTTGTTACTTTAAAGAAATTTGAAGAATCTGTAATTGATAAAAAATTTGTAGCTTGTCTTGAAATATTTTTTAAACCTGAGGCATCTCTTGGAAATGATTCTATAAAAATCTATGACACTTTAAAAAATAAAAATATAAAAATTAAAAATATGGAAAAAAATGAGGATAATAAAAAAATAACTTTTTCTATAATAGTCCCTAAACAATTTAACTCCTTTGACCTTCTTTCTGAAATTTCAAGAAATGAAGATGTTACAAAAGTATCTTTCAAGTAA
- a CDS encoding C4-dicarboxylate TRAP transporter substrate-binding protein has protein sequence MRKFRDLLLVLALGVSIVGCGGDKKSEAKVEKRVFKVSTKFVDDEQTAKSLVKVVDKVNERSKGALELQLFTGGTLPIGKDGIEQVVNGSDWIFVDGVNFLGDYVPDYNAVTGPLLYQSFDEYLRMVRTPLVQNLNKQAEEKGIKVLSLDWLFGFRSMMTKKPIKTPADMKGIKVRVPTSQLYTFTIEALGGNPVAMPYPDTYAAIQQGVIDGVEGSIMTYYGTKQYENVKEYSLTRHLLGVSAVCISKKVWDELTDEQRAILQEEFDAGAEDNLRETIKLEGEYEQKLKELGVNFHEVDGEAFNKAVAPVYSKFPKWTPGIYDEIMKELTKIREDIKNGK, from the coding sequence ATGAGAAAATTTAGAGATTTGTTATTAGTGTTAGCTTTGGGTGTTTCAATTGTAGGTTGTGGTGGCGACAAAAAATCAGAAGCAAAAGTTGAAAAGAGAGTTTTCAAAGTAAGTACAAAATTTGTTGACGATGAGCAAACTGCAAAATCATTAGTAAAAGTTGTAGATAAGGTAAATGAAAGAAGTAAAGGTGCTTTAGAATTACAACTATTTACAGGAGGAACTTTACCAATAGGAAAAGATGGAATAGAACAAGTTGTTAATGGTTCAGATTGGATATTTGTTGACGGAGTTAACTTCTTAGGAGATTATGTACCAGATTATAATGCTGTTACAGGTCCATTATTATATCAATCATTTGATGAATATTTAAGAATGGTTAGAACTCCATTAGTTCAAAATTTAAATAAACAAGCTGAAGAAAAAGGAATAAAAGTATTATCACTAGATTGGTTATTTGGATTCAGAAGTATGATGACTAAAAAACCTATCAAAACTCCTGCAGATATGAAAGGAATAAAAGTAAGAGTTCCAACTAGCCAACTTTATACATTTACAATAGAAGCACTAGGTGGAAATCCAGTTGCAATGCCTTATCCAGATACATATGCAGCTATTCAACAAGGTGTTATTGATGGTGTTGAAGGTTCTATAATGACTTACTATGGAACTAAACAATATGAGAACGTAAAAGAATACTCTTTGACTAGACACTTACTAGGTGTATCAGCAGTTTGTATTTCTAAAAAAGTTTGGGACGAATTAACTGATGAACAAAGAGCAATACTTCAAGAAGAATTTGATGCTGGAGCAGAAGATAACTTAAGAGAAACTATAAAACTTGAAGGTGAATATGAACAAAAATTAAAAGAACTTGGTGTTAATTTCCATGAAGTTGATGGAGAAGCATTTAATAAAGCAGTAGCTCCTGTTTATTCTAAATTCCCTAAATGGACACCAGGAATCTATGATGAAATAATGAAAGAACTTACAAAAATTAGAGAAGACATAAAAAACGGAAAATAA